In Odontesthes bonariensis isolate fOdoBon6 chromosome 9, fOdoBon6.hap1, whole genome shotgun sequence, the following proteins share a genomic window:
- the hic1 gene encoding hypermethylated in cancer 1 protein isoform X3 produces the protein MLDAMEVPSHARDLLLQLNSQRTKGFLCDVIIVVQNALFRAHKNILAASSLYLKSLVVHDNLINLDHEMVSPGVFRVILDYIYTGRLSEGDPTSPTEPNLGAVLAAASYLQLLDLVALCKKKLRRNGKYPPRPGPAFLPYSKMGPSSMGLGTGGRYRVSTPVIQPCPPGGILNAPRAPSLDELVPHRLTIHTGELYAPTSNQSSQVFPALQAALPAQLGRSGHPERNCSPSFGLDLSKKSPGSHSQLTSSQTHLVNSHNDEERDGTLSGRASPMQGANGRAFPSEKMESTDQAGSLSPSSFPHLNQPLGPHLPHLHRSGSQATDRFPCTPSPDTPTEGVEAGREMGNIYRWVKHEPMSFTAEDEDEDEDEEEGGENGDQHHNHHKPGEESEGADDKSGSGTEETGSSEGRPSPTGAMGRFHMPYEPESFGDNLYVCIPCDKGFPSSEQLNAHVETHTEEELYSNSGGEMGNSNNSSTKNMSSNTNGYGSLNSSNSLNSLSHLETKSNHGLSSGAIGEMIRPYRCSSCDKSYKDPATLRQHEKTHWLTRPYPCSICGKKFTQRGTMTRHMRSHLGLKPFACDSCGMRFTRQYRLTEHMRIHSGEKPYECQVCGGKFAQQRNLISHMKMHSGGGTAGGLITDGKLKLDFAEGIYPLSKYAAEHLGLKQEKANELLIQAQQQLVADAKVMESLYPLSKLASEHLGLTHDKMDVLGQPLHPPPQPLSEARTIDRYSPS, from the coding sequence GTCATGCTAGGGATCTCCTCCTACAGCTCAACAGCCAGCGCACCAAGGGCTTCCTGTGTGATGTTATCATTGTGGTGCAGAACGCCCTCTTCAGAGCTCACAAGAACATTCTGGCTGCCAGCAGTCTCTACTTGAAGTCTTTGGTGGTCCATGACAATCTCATCAACCTCGACCACGAGATGGTGAGTCCAGGGGTGTTCAGGGTCATTCTGGACTATATCTACACAGGGCGCCTTAGTGAGGGAGACCCCACCTCTCCCACTGAACCCAATTTAGGGGCTGTATTGGCAGCAGCCAGCTACCTTCAGCTACTTGATTTAGTGGCTTTGTGCAAAAAGAAGCTGAGAAGAAATGGAAAGTACCCTCCTCGTCCAGGTCCTGCATTTTTACCCTACTCAAAGATGGGTCCCAGCAGCATGGGTTTAGGGACTGGTGGCAGGTATAGGGTTTCTACTCCTGTAATTCAGCCCTGTCCTCCAGGAGGAATTCTGAATGCACCGAGGGCACCATCACTAGATGAGCTTGTTCCCCACCGACTAACCATTCATACTGGGGAGCTGTATGCGCCCACATCCAACCAGAGCTCTCAGGTGTTCCCAGCCCTGCAAGCCGCTCTTCCAGCCCAGCTGGGGCGCTCAGGCCACCCTGAGAGAAACTGCTCCCCCAGCTTTGGCCTTGATCTTTCTAAGAAAAGCCCAGGCTCCCATTCTCAGCTCACATCCTCTCAAACCCATCTGGTAAACAGTCACAATGATGAGGAGCGAGATGGGACACTGAGCGGACGTGCCAGTCCCATGCAGGGTGCAAATGGAAGAGCCTTTCCATCTGAAAAAATGGAGTCTACAGACCAGGCAGGCTCCCTCTCTCCTTCATCTTTCCCCCATCTTAACCAGCCTTTAGGCCCCCACCTCCCTCACCTGCATCGGTCAGGTTCCCAGGCAACAGACCGCTTCCCATGCACCCCCAGCCCTGATACCCCCACAGAAGGTGTAGAGGCAGGCAGAGAAATGGGCAACATCTACCGCTGGGTGAAACATGAGCCAATGTCATTTACAGCtgaagatgaagatgaggatgaggatgaagaggaaggaGGTGAAAATGGAGATCAGCATCATAACCATCACAAGCCGGGGGAGGAGAGTGAAGGAGCAGATGACAAGAGCGGCTCAGGCACAGAGGAAACAGGCAGTAGTGAGGGCCGTCCGTCCCCCACTGGAGCGATGGGGAGGTTCCACATGCCGTATGAGCCGGAGAGTTTCGGGGACAATCTGTATGTCTGCATTCCCTGTGACAAAGGCTTCCCAAGCTCAGAGCAGCTCAATGCGCATGTGGAGacacacacagaagaagagCTATACAGCAATTCTGGTGGAGAGATGGGAAACAGCAATAACAGCAGCACCAAAAACATGAGCAGTAACACAAATGGTTATGGGAGCCTCAACAGTAGCAACAGTCTTAACAGTCTATCCCACCTGGAGACGAAGTCCAACCATGGACTGAGTTCAGGAGCCATTGGGGAGATGATTCGTCCATACCGCTGTTCCAGCTGTGATAAGTCCTACAAAGATCCAGCCACTCTGCGCCAGCATGAGAAGACCCACTGGCTGACGCGGCCTTACCCCTGCAGCATTTGTGGCAAGAAGTTCACACAGCGTGGTACCATGACGCGCCACATGCGGAGCCACCTGGGCCTTAAACCTTTTGCTTGCGACTCCTGTGGCATGCGCTTCACACGCCAGTACCGCCTCACTGAGCACATGCGCATTCACTCTGGAGAAAAGCCCTACGAATGTCAGGTGTGTGGGGGAAAGTTTGCCCAGCAGCGCAACCTCATCAGTCACATGAAGATGCACAGCGGCGGAGGGACCGCCGGGGGCCTGATCACAGATGGGAAACTCAAGCTGGACTTTGCAGAGGGGATCTATCCCCTGAGTAAATATGCAGCGGAGCACCTGGGGTTGAAGCAGGAGAAGGCCAATGAGCTTCTCATCCAAGCGCAGCAGCAACTAGTGGCTGATGCCAAAGTCATGGAGAGCCTCTACCCACTTTCAAAACTGGCCTCGGAGCACCTTGGCCTCACCCATGACAAGATGGATGTCCTAGGCCAACCACTGCACCCTCCTCCACAGCCTCTCTCTGAAGCTCGCACTATTGACCGCTACTCACCCAGCTAA
- the hic1 gene encoding hypermethylated in cancer 1 protein isoform X2 codes for MQISVVAGGGLKTMLDAMEVPSHARDLLLQLNSQRTKGFLCDVIIVVQNALFRAHKNILAASSLYLKSLVVHDNLINLDHEMVSPGVFRVILDYIYTGRLSEGDPTSPTEPNLGAVLAAASYLQLLDLVALCKKKLRRNGKYPPRPGPAFLPYSKMGPSSMGLGTGGRYRVSTPVIQPCPPGGILNAPRAPSLDELVPHRLTIHTGELYAPTSNQSSQVFPALQAALPAQLGRSGHPERNCSPSFGLDLSKKSPGSHSQLTSSQTHLVNSHNDEERDGTLSGRASPMQGANGRAFPSEKMESTDQAGSLSPSSFPHLNQPLGPHLPHLHRSGSQATDRFPCTPSPDTPTEGVEAGREMGNIYRWVKHEPMSFTAEDEDEDEDEEEGGENGDQHHNHHKPGEESEGADDKSGSGTEETGSSEGRPSPTGAMGRFHMPYEPESFGDNLYVCIPCDKGFPSSEQLNAHVETHTEEELYSNSGGEMGNSNNSSTKNMSSNTNGYGSLNSSNSLNSLSHLETKSNHGLSSGAIGEMIRPYRCSSCDKSYKDPATLRQHEKTHWLTRPYPCSICGKKFTQRGTMTRHMRSHLGLKPFACDSCGMRFTRQYRLTEHMRIHSGEKPYECQVCGGKFAQQRNLISHMKMHSGGGTAGGLITDGKLKLDFAEGIYPLSKYAAEHLGLKQEKANELLIQAQQQLVADAKVMESLYPLSKLASEHLGLTHDKMDVLGQPLHPPPQPLSEARTIDRYSPS; via the coding sequence GTCATGCTAGGGATCTCCTCCTACAGCTCAACAGCCAGCGCACCAAGGGCTTCCTGTGTGATGTTATCATTGTGGTGCAGAACGCCCTCTTCAGAGCTCACAAGAACATTCTGGCTGCCAGCAGTCTCTACTTGAAGTCTTTGGTGGTCCATGACAATCTCATCAACCTCGACCACGAGATGGTGAGTCCAGGGGTGTTCAGGGTCATTCTGGACTATATCTACACAGGGCGCCTTAGTGAGGGAGACCCCACCTCTCCCACTGAACCCAATTTAGGGGCTGTATTGGCAGCAGCCAGCTACCTTCAGCTACTTGATTTAGTGGCTTTGTGCAAAAAGAAGCTGAGAAGAAATGGAAAGTACCCTCCTCGTCCAGGTCCTGCATTTTTACCCTACTCAAAGATGGGTCCCAGCAGCATGGGTTTAGGGACTGGTGGCAGGTATAGGGTTTCTACTCCTGTAATTCAGCCCTGTCCTCCAGGAGGAATTCTGAATGCACCGAGGGCACCATCACTAGATGAGCTTGTTCCCCACCGACTAACCATTCATACTGGGGAGCTGTATGCGCCCACATCCAACCAGAGCTCTCAGGTGTTCCCAGCCCTGCAAGCCGCTCTTCCAGCCCAGCTGGGGCGCTCAGGCCACCCTGAGAGAAACTGCTCCCCCAGCTTTGGCCTTGATCTTTCTAAGAAAAGCCCAGGCTCCCATTCTCAGCTCACATCCTCTCAAACCCATCTGGTAAACAGTCACAATGATGAGGAGCGAGATGGGACACTGAGCGGACGTGCCAGTCCCATGCAGGGTGCAAATGGAAGAGCCTTTCCATCTGAAAAAATGGAGTCTACAGACCAGGCAGGCTCCCTCTCTCCTTCATCTTTCCCCCATCTTAACCAGCCTTTAGGCCCCCACCTCCCTCACCTGCATCGGTCAGGTTCCCAGGCAACAGACCGCTTCCCATGCACCCCCAGCCCTGATACCCCCACAGAAGGTGTAGAGGCAGGCAGAGAAATGGGCAACATCTACCGCTGGGTGAAACATGAGCCAATGTCATTTACAGCtgaagatgaagatgaggatgaggatgaagaggaaggaGGTGAAAATGGAGATCAGCATCATAACCATCACAAGCCGGGGGAGGAGAGTGAAGGAGCAGATGACAAGAGCGGCTCAGGCACAGAGGAAACAGGCAGTAGTGAGGGCCGTCCGTCCCCCACTGGAGCGATGGGGAGGTTCCACATGCCGTATGAGCCGGAGAGTTTCGGGGACAATCTGTATGTCTGCATTCCCTGTGACAAAGGCTTCCCAAGCTCAGAGCAGCTCAATGCGCATGTGGAGacacacacagaagaagagCTATACAGCAATTCTGGTGGAGAGATGGGAAACAGCAATAACAGCAGCACCAAAAACATGAGCAGTAACACAAATGGTTATGGGAGCCTCAACAGTAGCAACAGTCTTAACAGTCTATCCCACCTGGAGACGAAGTCCAACCATGGACTGAGTTCAGGAGCCATTGGGGAGATGATTCGTCCATACCGCTGTTCCAGCTGTGATAAGTCCTACAAAGATCCAGCCACTCTGCGCCAGCATGAGAAGACCCACTGGCTGACGCGGCCTTACCCCTGCAGCATTTGTGGCAAGAAGTTCACACAGCGTGGTACCATGACGCGCCACATGCGGAGCCACCTGGGCCTTAAACCTTTTGCTTGCGACTCCTGTGGCATGCGCTTCACACGCCAGTACCGCCTCACTGAGCACATGCGCATTCACTCTGGAGAAAAGCCCTACGAATGTCAGGTGTGTGGGGGAAAGTTTGCCCAGCAGCGCAACCTCATCAGTCACATGAAGATGCACAGCGGCGGAGGGACCGCCGGGGGCCTGATCACAGATGGGAAACTCAAGCTGGACTTTGCAGAGGGGATCTATCCCCTGAGTAAATATGCAGCGGAGCACCTGGGGTTGAAGCAGGAGAAGGCCAATGAGCTTCTCATCCAAGCGCAGCAGCAACTAGTGGCTGATGCCAAAGTCATGGAGAGCCTCTACCCACTTTCAAAACTGGCCTCGGAGCACCTTGGCCTCACCCATGACAAGATGGATGTCCTAGGCCAACCACTGCACCCTCCTCCACAGCCTCTCTCTGAAGCTCGCACTATTGACCGCTACTCACCCAGCTAA
- the hic1 gene encoding hypermethylated in cancer 1 protein isoform X1, producing MIIKGDLDRMAEDIGHAGGGLKTMLDAMEVPSHARDLLLQLNSQRTKGFLCDVIIVVQNALFRAHKNILAASSLYLKSLVVHDNLINLDHEMVSPGVFRVILDYIYTGRLSEGDPTSPTEPNLGAVLAAASYLQLLDLVALCKKKLRRNGKYPPRPGPAFLPYSKMGPSSMGLGTGGRYRVSTPVIQPCPPGGILNAPRAPSLDELVPHRLTIHTGELYAPTSNQSSQVFPALQAALPAQLGRSGHPERNCSPSFGLDLSKKSPGSHSQLTSSQTHLVNSHNDEERDGTLSGRASPMQGANGRAFPSEKMESTDQAGSLSPSSFPHLNQPLGPHLPHLHRSGSQATDRFPCTPSPDTPTEGVEAGREMGNIYRWVKHEPMSFTAEDEDEDEDEEEGGENGDQHHNHHKPGEESEGADDKSGSGTEETGSSEGRPSPTGAMGRFHMPYEPESFGDNLYVCIPCDKGFPSSEQLNAHVETHTEEELYSNSGGEMGNSNNSSTKNMSSNTNGYGSLNSSNSLNSLSHLETKSNHGLSSGAIGEMIRPYRCSSCDKSYKDPATLRQHEKTHWLTRPYPCSICGKKFTQRGTMTRHMRSHLGLKPFACDSCGMRFTRQYRLTEHMRIHSGEKPYECQVCGGKFAQQRNLISHMKMHSGGGTAGGLITDGKLKLDFAEGIYPLSKYAAEHLGLKQEKANELLIQAQQQLVADAKVMESLYPLSKLASEHLGLTHDKMDVLGQPLHPPPQPLSEARTIDRYSPS from the coding sequence GTCATGCTAGGGATCTCCTCCTACAGCTCAACAGCCAGCGCACCAAGGGCTTCCTGTGTGATGTTATCATTGTGGTGCAGAACGCCCTCTTCAGAGCTCACAAGAACATTCTGGCTGCCAGCAGTCTCTACTTGAAGTCTTTGGTGGTCCATGACAATCTCATCAACCTCGACCACGAGATGGTGAGTCCAGGGGTGTTCAGGGTCATTCTGGACTATATCTACACAGGGCGCCTTAGTGAGGGAGACCCCACCTCTCCCACTGAACCCAATTTAGGGGCTGTATTGGCAGCAGCCAGCTACCTTCAGCTACTTGATTTAGTGGCTTTGTGCAAAAAGAAGCTGAGAAGAAATGGAAAGTACCCTCCTCGTCCAGGTCCTGCATTTTTACCCTACTCAAAGATGGGTCCCAGCAGCATGGGTTTAGGGACTGGTGGCAGGTATAGGGTTTCTACTCCTGTAATTCAGCCCTGTCCTCCAGGAGGAATTCTGAATGCACCGAGGGCACCATCACTAGATGAGCTTGTTCCCCACCGACTAACCATTCATACTGGGGAGCTGTATGCGCCCACATCCAACCAGAGCTCTCAGGTGTTCCCAGCCCTGCAAGCCGCTCTTCCAGCCCAGCTGGGGCGCTCAGGCCACCCTGAGAGAAACTGCTCCCCCAGCTTTGGCCTTGATCTTTCTAAGAAAAGCCCAGGCTCCCATTCTCAGCTCACATCCTCTCAAACCCATCTGGTAAACAGTCACAATGATGAGGAGCGAGATGGGACACTGAGCGGACGTGCCAGTCCCATGCAGGGTGCAAATGGAAGAGCCTTTCCATCTGAAAAAATGGAGTCTACAGACCAGGCAGGCTCCCTCTCTCCTTCATCTTTCCCCCATCTTAACCAGCCTTTAGGCCCCCACCTCCCTCACCTGCATCGGTCAGGTTCCCAGGCAACAGACCGCTTCCCATGCACCCCCAGCCCTGATACCCCCACAGAAGGTGTAGAGGCAGGCAGAGAAATGGGCAACATCTACCGCTGGGTGAAACATGAGCCAATGTCATTTACAGCtgaagatgaagatgaggatgaggatgaagaggaaggaGGTGAAAATGGAGATCAGCATCATAACCATCACAAGCCGGGGGAGGAGAGTGAAGGAGCAGATGACAAGAGCGGCTCAGGCACAGAGGAAACAGGCAGTAGTGAGGGCCGTCCGTCCCCCACTGGAGCGATGGGGAGGTTCCACATGCCGTATGAGCCGGAGAGTTTCGGGGACAATCTGTATGTCTGCATTCCCTGTGACAAAGGCTTCCCAAGCTCAGAGCAGCTCAATGCGCATGTGGAGacacacacagaagaagagCTATACAGCAATTCTGGTGGAGAGATGGGAAACAGCAATAACAGCAGCACCAAAAACATGAGCAGTAACACAAATGGTTATGGGAGCCTCAACAGTAGCAACAGTCTTAACAGTCTATCCCACCTGGAGACGAAGTCCAACCATGGACTGAGTTCAGGAGCCATTGGGGAGATGATTCGTCCATACCGCTGTTCCAGCTGTGATAAGTCCTACAAAGATCCAGCCACTCTGCGCCAGCATGAGAAGACCCACTGGCTGACGCGGCCTTACCCCTGCAGCATTTGTGGCAAGAAGTTCACACAGCGTGGTACCATGACGCGCCACATGCGGAGCCACCTGGGCCTTAAACCTTTTGCTTGCGACTCCTGTGGCATGCGCTTCACACGCCAGTACCGCCTCACTGAGCACATGCGCATTCACTCTGGAGAAAAGCCCTACGAATGTCAGGTGTGTGGGGGAAAGTTTGCCCAGCAGCGCAACCTCATCAGTCACATGAAGATGCACAGCGGCGGAGGGACCGCCGGGGGCCTGATCACAGATGGGAAACTCAAGCTGGACTTTGCAGAGGGGATCTATCCCCTGAGTAAATATGCAGCGGAGCACCTGGGGTTGAAGCAGGAGAAGGCCAATGAGCTTCTCATCCAAGCGCAGCAGCAACTAGTGGCTGATGCCAAAGTCATGGAGAGCCTCTACCCACTTTCAAAACTGGCCTCGGAGCACCTTGGCCTCACCCATGACAAGATGGATGTCCTAGGCCAACCACTGCACCCTCCTCCACAGCCTCTCTCTGAAGCTCGCACTATTGACCGCTACTCACCCAGCTAA